One Alligator mississippiensis isolate rAllMis1 chromosome 12, rAllMis1, whole genome shotgun sequence DNA window includes the following coding sequences:
- the LOC102557858 gene encoding kelch-like protein 20 isoform X1, whose amino-acid sequence MQNWYSNCFLPRQGNSESYSVVTKGSELLSSQPSLIAFGPAYPSVVVLCFIFSVGGWHHRDAVSGVERYNPLQHEWRVLGSVSRPHRGAGVASLQNCIYAVGGFDGTTCLSSVARYDPKVNEWSCDVAPLRESKRDVGLAELGGYLYCVGGHDGLLCLSTVERYDPSEDRWCKVAPMASRRMGLGVAVLDGYLYAVGGSDGQSPLYSVERYDPVEDTWSPCPPLGTCREDLGCATFQGKIYAVGGRDDLTELCSVERFDPVSNEWSPAMPMQSKRNKVKAAVANGYLLAVGGFDGIVHVTTVEAFDPDINRWRLFGNTQSCHPGGGVAVLNVTP is encoded by the exons ATGCAGAACTGGTACAGTAACTGTTTCCTGCCTCGGCAGGGGAACTCTGAGAGTTACTCAGTGGTGACAAAGGGCTCTGAGCTGCTCTCTTCTCAGCCATCCCTGATTGCATTTGGTCCCGCTTATCCTTCTGTGGTTGTGCTATGTTTCATCTTTTCAGTGGGAGGCTGGCACCACAGGGACGCCGTCAGCGGGGTGGAACGTTATAACCCCCTCCAGCATGAATGGAGAGTGCTGGGCTCTGTCTCTCGACCGCAccgtggggcaggagtggcttcTCTGCAAAACTGCATCTATGCCGTCGGGGGCTTTGATGGCACGACGTGTCTCAGCAGCGTGGCGAG GTACGACCCCAAAGTGAACGAATGGAGCTGTGATGTGGCCCCACTGCGGGAAAGCAAGCGAGATGTGGGATTGGCAGAGCTGGGCGGTTACCTCTACTGTGTAGGCGGTCATGATGGATTGCTCTGCCTTAGCACGGTGGAAAG GTACGATCCGAGCGAGGACAGGTGGTGCAAGGTGGCCCCCATGGCCAGCCGCCGGATGGGCTTAGGCGTGGCAGTGCTCGATGGCTACCTCTATGCTGTGGGTGGCTCAGATGGGCAGTCTCCGCTCTATTCAG TGGAACGATATGATCCCGTCGAGGACACGTGGTCCCCTTGCCCTCCTCTGGGGACGTGCAGGGAAGACCTTGGCTGTGCGACCTTCCAAGGGAAGATCTACGCGGTGGGGGGCCGGGACGACCTCACGGAGCTCTGCAGCGTTGAGCGGTTTGATCCAGTCTCCAACGAATGGTCCCCTGCGATGCCCATGCAGTCGAAGAGGAATAAG GTGAAAGCTGCTGTCGCCAACGGGTACTTGCTGGCTGTCGGGGGCTTTGATGGCATTGTGCACGTGACCACCGTAGAAGCATTTGACCCGGACATCAACAGGTGGAG GCTCTTTGGAAACACCCAGAGCTGTCACCCTGGCGGGGGTGTGGCTGTGCTGAACGTGACCCCCTAG
- the LOC102557858 gene encoding kelch-like protein 20 isoform X2 yields the protein MGIYEDKGEQLDLQAKRVIQEAESRASETSKQLELVFAVGGWHHRDAVSGVERYNPLQHEWRVLGSVSRPHRGAGVASLQNCIYAVGGFDGTTCLSSVARYDPKVNEWSCDVAPLRESKRDVGLAELGGYLYCVGGHDGLLCLSTVERYDPSEDRWCKVAPMASRRMGLGVAVLDGYLYAVGGSDGQSPLYSVERYDPVEDTWSPCPPLGTCREDLGCATFQGKIYAVGGRDDLTELCSVERFDPVSNEWSPAMPMQSKRNKVKAAVANGYLLAVGGFDGIVHVTTVEAFDPDINRWRLFGNTQSCHPGGGVAVLNVTP from the exons ATGGGTATATATGAAGACAAAGG GGAACAGCTTGATTTGCAGGCAAAAAGGGTTATCCAGGAGGCCGAGTCCAGAGCTTCTGAGACAAGCAAGCAGCTTGAGCTTGTTTTTGCTG TGGGAGGCTGGCACCACAGGGACGCCGTCAGCGGGGTGGAACGTTATAACCCCCTCCAGCATGAATGGAGAGTGCTGGGCTCTGTCTCTCGACCGCAccgtggggcaggagtggcttcTCTGCAAAACTGCATCTATGCCGTCGGGGGCTTTGATGGCACGACGTGTCTCAGCAGCGTGGCGAG GTACGACCCCAAAGTGAACGAATGGAGCTGTGATGTGGCCCCACTGCGGGAAAGCAAGCGAGATGTGGGATTGGCAGAGCTGGGCGGTTACCTCTACTGTGTAGGCGGTCATGATGGATTGCTCTGCCTTAGCACGGTGGAAAG GTACGATCCGAGCGAGGACAGGTGGTGCAAGGTGGCCCCCATGGCCAGCCGCCGGATGGGCTTAGGCGTGGCAGTGCTCGATGGCTACCTCTATGCTGTGGGTGGCTCAGATGGGCAGTCTCCGCTCTATTCAG TGGAACGATATGATCCCGTCGAGGACACGTGGTCCCCTTGCCCTCCTCTGGGGACGTGCAGGGAAGACCTTGGCTGTGCGACCTTCCAAGGGAAGATCTACGCGGTGGGGGGCCGGGACGACCTCACGGAGCTCTGCAGCGTTGAGCGGTTTGATCCAGTCTCCAACGAATGGTCCCCTGCGATGCCCATGCAGTCGAAGAGGAATAAG GTGAAAGCTGCTGTCGCCAACGGGTACTTGCTGGCTGTCGGGGGCTTTGATGGCATTGTGCACGTGACCACCGTAGAAGCATTTGACCCGGACATCAACAGGTGGAG GCTCTTTGGAAACACCCAGAGCTGTCACCCTGGCGGGGGTGTGGCTGTGCTGAACGTGACCCCCTAG